A stretch of the Proteus sp. ZN5 genome encodes the following:
- the rplY gene encoding 50S ribosomal protein L25 has translation MLTINATVRKEQGKGASRRLRVANRFPAIVYGGNEEPIAIDLDHNEVINQEHKSEFYSDFVNLVIDGKETKVKVKAVQRHEYKPKITHIDFLRA, from the coding sequence ATGTTAACTATTAATGCAACTGTACGTAAAGAGCAGGGTAAGGGTGCGAGCCGCCGCCTGCGTGTGGCTAACCGTTTTCCTGCTATCGTTTATGGCGGAAATGAAGAGCCAATCGCTATCGATTTAGATCACAACGAAGTTATCAACCAAGAACACAAATCAGAATTCTATTCAGATTTCGTAAACCTGGTTATCGATGGCAAAGAAACTAAAGTTAAAGTTAAAGCAGTGCAACGTCACGAGTATAAGCCAAAGATTACTCATATCGACTTCCTGCGCGCTTAA
- the yejK gene encoding nucleoid-associated protein YejK, with protein sequence MSLDINQLVLHQLIKRDEQTLEVVLRDSLLEIEPVVQEMIEELHRVYSAKSKAYGLFNEESELAEALRLQRKGEENFLGFSRAATVRLKDELAKYPFAEGGTVLFCHYRYLAVDYLLIAVLSSCNSMWVNDSLDVSSTRYLDIPHADIIARIDLTEWETAPDSLRYLTFLKGRVGRKVSDFFMDFLGAQEGLNAKVQNKGLLQAVDDFCEASEMGKQERQTCREQVYSYCNEQLQSGEEIALTELAEELPSLGEQNFAQFTEEKGYELAETFPADRSTLRQLMKYSGSGGGLTVNFDAKLLGERIFWDPATDTLTIKGTPPNLRDQLQRRASEK encoded by the coding sequence ATGAGTCTAGATATTAATCAATTAGTTTTGCATCAACTTATTAAGCGAGATGAGCAGACATTAGAAGTTGTGCTACGTGATTCACTCTTAGAAATTGAACCTGTTGTTCAGGAAATGATTGAAGAGTTACATCGTGTATACAGTGCAAAAAGTAAAGCTTATGGTCTGTTTAATGAAGAAAGTGAATTAGCAGAGGCACTACGTTTACAACGTAAAGGTGAAGAGAATTTTTTAGGTTTCTCACGAGCAGCAACGGTGAGACTAAAAGACGAACTAGCAAAATACCCTTTTGCAGAAGGTGGTACCGTTCTATTTTGTCATTATCGCTATTTAGCGGTGGATTACCTTTTAATTGCTGTACTGAGTAGCTGTAACAGTATGTGGGTAAACGACAGTCTTGATGTGTCATCAACACGCTATTTAGATATTCCTCACGCAGATATTATCGCTCGTATCGATTTAACAGAGTGGGAAACCGCACCCGATTCTTTACGTTATTTAACGTTTTTAAAAGGTCGAGTTGGACGCAAAGTCTCTGATTTCTTTATGGACTTTTTAGGTGCACAAGAAGGTTTAAACGCTAAAGTTCAAAATAAAGGCTTATTACAAGCAGTTGATGATTTCTGTGAAGCTTCAGAAATGGGCAAACAGGAGCGTCAAACTTGTCGTGAGCAAGTATATAGCTACTGTAATGAGCAATTACAATCTGGCGAAGAAATTGCCTTAACAGAGCTTGCTGAAGAATTACCATCTTTAGGCGAGCAAAACTTTGCTCAATTTACTGAAGAAAAAGGCTATGAATTAGCTGAAACATTCCCAGCAGATCGCAGTACATTACGTCAACTGATGAAGTATTCAGGAAGCGGTGGCGGATTAACTGTGAATTTTGATGCGAAATTATTAGGGGAGAGAATATTCTGGGATCCAGCAACAGATACGCTCACCATTAAAGGCACACCACCTAATTTACGTGATCAGCTACAACGTAGAGCATCAGAAAAATAA
- a CDS encoding YejL family protein: protein MPQKSRYSDEQVEQLLAELVSVLEKHHTPTDLSLMVLGNMVTNLINTSIAPAQRMLIADSFVHALRASIDEGNIH from the coding sequence ATGCCACAAAAATCCCGTTATAGTGATGAACAAGTTGAGCAATTACTTGCAGAACTTGTCAGCGTTCTTGAAAAACATCATACTCCTACAGATCTTTCTTTGATGGTGTTGGGGAACATGGTGACAAACTTAATTAATACAAGTATTGCCCCTGCTCAACGAATGCTGATTGCTGACTCTTTTGTTCACGCATTGCGTGCTTCAATTGATGAAGGCAATATTCACTAA